A region of Scleropages formosus chromosome 2, fSclFor1.1, whole genome shotgun sequence DNA encodes the following proteins:
- the trh gene encoding pro-thyrotropin-releasing hormone, translating into MKSACLILLALAVCDLNVNQGQKILGEEEDGGALRRAESLLLRSILKEMGDADTDHDQAFLQEWISKRQHPGKRYEDDIEKRQHPGKREEEEDMDYSDLQKRQHPGKREDGVELQRRQHPGKRSVLELLTDSPSAQVPYVGDLSKRQHPGKRYLVYNKRQHPGRRALEDEVDTAIDQVEVEKRQHPGKRYWENTDPNLGPDNPCDVQDPTGCSKAMVLLEMLDNVSRNRAEEKRQHPGRRDARETFTLEDLTEKE; encoded by the exons ATGAAGTCCGCGTGCCTCATCCTGCTCGCGCTCGCGGTGTGCGACCTGAACGTGAATCAGGGCCAGAAGAttctgggggaggaggaggacggaggAGCGCTGAGGAGAGCCGAGAGCCTCCTGCTGAGGTCCATACTGAAGGAGATGGGGGACGCCGACACTGACcatg ACCAAGCCTTCCTACAGGAATGGATCTCTAAAAGGCAGCACCCAGGCAAAAGATATGAAGATGACATTGAAAAGCGGCAGCATCCAGGGAAacgagaggaagaggaggacatgGATTACTCTGATCTCCAGAAAAGACAGCACCCAGGAAAACGAGAAGATGGGGTTGAACTGCAGAGGAGGCAGCATCCTGGTAAGCGCTCGGTTCTGGAGCTGTTGACGGACAGTCCTAGCGCCCAGGTCCCGTACGTGGGTGACCTCTCTAAAAGGCAGCACCCAGGTAAACGTTATCTGGTGTACAACAAACGCCAGCATCCAGGTAGGAGAGCGCTGGAGGATGAGGTGGACACCGCCATCGACCAGGTAGAGGTGGAGAAACGGCAGCACCCTGGAAAGAGATACTGGGAGAACACAGATCCCAATCTGGGTCCTGACAACCCTTGTGATGTCCAGGACCCCACAGGCTGTAGCAAAGCGATGGTTCTGCTGGAGATGCTGGACAACGTGAGCAGGAACCGAGCTGAGGAGAAGAGGCAGCATCCTGGCAGAAGGGATGCAAGGGAGACCTTCACCTTGGAAGATCTAACAGAAAAAGAGTGA